One window of Streptococcus suis genomic DNA carries:
- a CDS encoding dihydroorotate oxidase, translated as MVSTATTLGGFSFDNCLMNAAGVWCMTKEELDGVKTSAAGTFVTKTATLEYREGNPEPRYKNVPLGSINSMGLPNQGLDYYLDYLLELQEEEPERTFVLSLVGMSPDETHTILKKVQDSAFQGLVELNLSCPNVPGKPQIAYDFETTETILREVFAYFTKPLGIKLPPYFDIVHFDQAAAIFNQFPLKFVNCVNSIGNGLYIEDESVIIKPKNGFGGIGGEYIKPTALANVHAFYQRLKPEIQIVGTGGVLTGRDAFEHILCGASMVQIGTTLQKEGLAAFDRITQELRDIMAEKGYETIEDFRGKLHHLDDLT; from the coding sequence ATGGTTTCAACAGCGACGACATTGGGTGGATTTTCTTTTGACAATTGTTTGATGAATGCGGCAGGTGTCTGGTGCATGACCAAGGAAGAGTTGGATGGTGTGAAAACCTCAGCAGCAGGAACCTTTGTCACCAAGACCGCTACACTGGAATACCGGGAGGGGAATCCAGAGCCGCGCTACAAAAATGTACCGCTGGGGTCTATTAATTCCATGGGCTTGCCCAATCAAGGCCTAGATTATTATTTAGATTATCTTTTGGAGTTACAGGAAGAAGAACCAGAACGTACCTTTGTTCTTTCATTAGTAGGCATGTCGCCAGATGAGACCCACACCATTCTCAAAAAAGTGCAGGATAGTGCCTTTCAAGGGTTAGTTGAACTCAATCTTTCTTGTCCGAATGTTCCGGGGAAACCGCAGATTGCCTATGATTTTGAAACGACAGAAACCATCTTGCGGGAAGTCTTTGCCTATTTCACCAAACCGCTGGGCATCAAGTTGCCACCTTATTTTGATATTGTGCATTTTGACCAGGCTGCTGCGATTTTCAATCAATTTCCGCTCAAGTTTGTCAACTGTGTGAATTCGATTGGCAACGGTCTTTATATAGAAGATGAGAGCGTGATTATCAAGCCTAAAAATGGATTTGGTGGTATCGGTGGCGAATACATCAAGCCGACTGCTTTGGCAAACGTCCATGCCTTTTACCAACGCCTTAAGCCAGAAATTCAAATCGTAGGAACGGGTGGTGTCTTGACAGGACGCGATGCCTTTGAACACATTCTCTGCGGTGCCAGCATGGTTCAAATCGGGACAACCCTGCAAAAAGAAGGGCTAGCAGCCTTTGACCGTATTACCCAAGAACTCCGAGACATTATGGCTGAAAAAGGCTATGAAACCATTGAAGATTTCCGTGGGAAATTGCACCATTTGGATGACCTTACGTAA
- the rpsB gene encoding 30S ribosomal protein S2, producing MAVISMKQLLEAGVHFGHQTRRWNPKMAKYIFTERNGIHVIDLQQTVKLADQAYEFIRDAAANDAVILFVGTKKQAAEAVKDEAIRAGQYFINHRWLGGTLTNWGTIQKRIARLKEINRMEEDGTFEVLPKKEVALLNKQRARLEKFLGGIADMPRIPDVMFVVDPHKEQIAVKEAKKLGIPVVAMVDTNTDPDDIDVIIPANDDAIRAVKLITAKMADAIIEGNQGEDSVAAVEAELAAEPASTESIEELVEVVEGK from the coding sequence ATGGCAGTAATTTCAATGAAACAACTTCTTGAGGCTGGTGTACACTTCGGTCACCAAACTCGTCGCTGGAATCCTAAGATGGCTAAGTACATCTTCACAGAGCGTAACGGTATCCACGTTATCGACTTGCAACAAACTGTAAAATTGGCTGACCAAGCTTACGAATTCATCCGTGATGCTGCAGCAAACGACGCAGTTATCTTGTTCGTAGGTACTAAAAAACAAGCTGCTGAAGCTGTTAAAGACGAAGCTATCCGCGCTGGTCAATACTTTATCAACCACCGTTGGTTGGGTGGAACTCTTACAAACTGGGGTACAATCCAAAAACGTATCGCTCGTTTGAAAGAAATCAACCGCATGGAAGAAGATGGAACTTTCGAAGTGCTTCCTAAGAAAGAAGTAGCATTGTTGAACAAACAACGTGCTCGTCTTGAAAAATTCTTGGGCGGTATCGCTGACATGCCACGCATTCCAGACGTAATGTTCGTAGTTGACCCACACAAAGAGCAAATCGCTGTTAAAGAAGCTAAAAAATTGGGTATCCCAGTTGTAGCGATGGTTGACACAAACACTGATCCAGATGATATCGATGTTATCATCCCAGCTAACGATGACGCTATCCGCGCTGTTAAATTGATTACAGCTAAAATGGCTGACGCTATCATCGAAGGTAACCAAGGTGAAGACAGCGTAGCAGCAGTTGAAGCTGAATTGGCAGCTGAGCCAGCATCTACAGAATCAATCGAAGAATTGGTTGAAGTTGTAGAAGGAAAATAA
- the tsf gene encoding translation elongation factor Ts: MAEITAALVKELREKSGAGVMDAKKALVETEGDIEKAIELLREKGMAKAAKKADRVAAEGLTGVYVDGNVAAVVEVNAETDFVAKNAQFVELVNTTAKVIAEGKPADNEAALKLVMPSGETLEEAYVNATATIGEKISFRRFALVEKTDAQAFGAYQHNGGRIGVISVIDGGDETLAKQISMHIAAMKPTVLSYTELDEQFVKDELAQINHKIEQDNESRAMVNKPALPLLKYGSKAQLTDEVIAAAEEAIKAELAAEGKPEKIWDKIIPGKMDRFMLDNTQVDQAYTLLAQVYIMDDSKTVEAYLNSVNASVVEFARFEVGEGIEKASNDFEAEVAATMAAALGK; encoded by the coding sequence ATGGCAGAAATTACAGCAGCTCTCGTTAAAGAATTGCGTGAAAAATCAGGTGCTGGCGTTATGGACGCGAAAAAAGCATTGGTTGAAACTGAAGGTGATATCGAAAAAGCGATTGAATTGCTTCGCGAAAAAGGTATGGCTAAGGCAGCAAAGAAAGCTGACCGTGTAGCAGCTGAAGGTTTGACAGGTGTTTACGTTGATGGTAACGTAGCAGCAGTTGTTGAAGTTAATGCTGAAACAGACTTCGTTGCGAAAAATGCTCAATTCGTTGAATTGGTAAACACTACTGCTAAAGTAATTGCAGAAGGTAAACCAGCTGACAACGAAGCAGCTCTTAAATTGGTTATGCCTTCAGGTGAAACCCTTGAAGAAGCATACGTAAACGCAACTGCAACAATCGGTGAGAAAATCTCATTCCGTCGCTTTGCTTTGGTTGAAAAAACAGATGCTCAAGCATTTGGTGCTTACCAACACAACGGCGGCCGTATCGGTGTTATCTCAGTAATCGACGGTGGTGACGAAACTCTTGCTAAACAAATCTCAATGCACATCGCTGCGATGAAACCAACTGTTCTTTCTTACACAGAATTGGATGAGCAATTCGTTAAAGATGAGTTGGCACAAATCAACCACAAAATCGAACAAGACAACGAAAGCCGTGCAATGGTTAACAAACCAGCATTGCCATTGTTGAAATACGGTTCAAAAGCTCAATTGACTGACGAAGTGATTGCAGCAGCTGAAGAAGCTATCAAAGCAGAATTGGCAGCAGAAGGCAAACCAGAAAAAATCTGGGACAAAATCATCCCAGGTAAAATGGACCGCTTCATGCTTGACAACACTCAAGTTGACCAAGCTTACACACTTCTTGCACAAGTTTACATCATGGACGACAGCAAAACTGTTGAAGCTTACTTGAACTCAGTGAACGCTTCAGTTGTAGAATTTGCTCGTTTCGAAGTGGGTGAAGGTATCGAGAAAGCTTCAAACGACTTTGAAGCAGAAGTCGCAGCGACTATGGCAGCAGCTCTTGGTAAATAA
- a CDS encoding helix-turn-helix domain-containing protein: MDKNKLKQYFPTASLADSPQKREGMASLSLGERFFLNLELNSLTDRERYLLELLQENQDNIPRAPWQDFFDGQGPMPTSVGQLQVLQIKLWSNPSEEVVQAWLEFMETLLPNLVSHYASASDYFVFIMDQRPFIDYQEILRDTIGVMEYDFGIKMTALLGQIWPGQVQEWWPDAIRAEMDLFRSWMQKNLSASFLTFSQLFFLDGAKDKAIMRILSDMIAKHEMEDVIRALWDNGAVLTKAAQSLFVHRNTLLYRLDKWFELTGLQLRELTDLALLYYIVESQVLG, encoded by the coding sequence GTGGATAAGAATAAGTTAAAGCAATATTTTCCGACGGCATCACTTGCTGATTCTCCTCAAAAAAGGGAGGGGATGGCTAGTTTGAGCTTGGGAGAACGATTTTTCTTGAATCTAGAATTAAACAGTCTGACAGATAGAGAGCGCTATTTGTTGGAACTTCTGCAGGAAAATCAGGACAATATTCCTCGCGCTCCGTGGCAAGATTTTTTTGATGGACAAGGTCCGATGCCGACTTCGGTTGGGCAGTTGCAGGTCCTTCAAATAAAGTTATGGTCCAATCCCAGCGAGGAGGTTGTGCAGGCCTGGTTAGAATTCATGGAAACCTTGTTACCGAATTTGGTTAGTCACTATGCCTCAGCATCGGATTATTTTGTATTTATCATGGACCAGCGTCCTTTTATTGACTATCAGGAGATTCTCAGAGATACAATTGGAGTCATGGAATATGACTTTGGCATAAAGATGACTGCTCTTCTGGGGCAAATTTGGCCGGGTCAGGTTCAAGAATGGTGGCCAGATGCCATAAGGGCTGAAATGGATTTATTCCGTAGTTGGATGCAAAAGAATCTTTCTGCTAGCTTTTTAACCTTTAGTCAATTGTTCTTTTTGGATGGGGCTAAGGACAAGGCGATCATGCGCATTTTATCGGATATGATTGCGAAACATGAGATGGAAGATGTAATTCGTGCACTTTGGGACAATGGTGCAGTGTTGACCAAGGCGGCGCAAAGTTTGTTTGTTCATAGGAATACCTTGCTGTACCGATTGGACAAATGGTTCGAATTGACAGGCTTGCAGCTGAGGGAATTGACGGATTTGGCGCTCCTATACTATATAGTGGAGAGCCAGGTATTGGGATGA
- a CDS encoding Mini-ribonuclease 3: MTKSVDVNLINGIALAFEGDAVYSMYIRRHLIFKGLTKPNKLHGEANKYVSAKAQASLISALLEAQLLTEKEEEIYKRGRNANSHTKAKNADVVTYRMSTGFEAVLGYLHMTDQIQRLEELIAWSIAQVESD; this comes from the coding sequence GTGACTAAGTCAGTCGATGTCAATCTCATTAACGGTATCGCACTTGCTTTTGAGGGTGATGCGGTCTATTCCATGTATATCAGACGGCACTTGATTTTCAAGGGGCTGACCAAACCCAACAAACTGCACGGAGAGGCCAACAAATATGTCTCGGCCAAGGCTCAGGCAAGTCTGATCTCTGCCCTCTTAGAAGCTCAGCTATTGACCGAAAAAGAGGAAGAAATCTACAAGCGAGGCCGCAATGCCAATAGCCACACCAAGGCCAAGAATGCAGATGTAGTGACCTACCGGATGTCCACGGGCTTTGAGGCGGTCTTGGGCTATCTGCACATGACAGACCAAATTCAGCGGCTGGAAGAATTAATCGCCTGGAGTATCGCGCAGGTGGAGAGTGACTAG
- the gdhA gene encoding NADP-specific glutamate dehydrogenase: MSNAKAYIQASFEAVKARNPHETEFLQAVEELFSTLEPVFEAHPEYIEENILARIVEPERVISFRVPWTDKDGNVQVNRGYRVQFNSAVGPYKGGLRFHPTVNQSILKFLGFEQIFKNVLTGLPIGGGKGGSDFDPKGKTDAEIMRFCQSFMTELQKHIGPSLDVPAGDIGVGGREIGYMYGQYKRLRQFDAGVLTGKPLGFGGSLIRPEATGYGLVYFTDNMLAANGKSFKDQTVLISGSGNVAQYAVQKATELGAKVISVSDSNGYIIDETGIDFDLLVDIKEKRRARLTEYAAEKATAKYFEGSVWNYDGKADIALPCATQNEINGEQAAALVKNGVYCVAEGANMPSDLNAIKVYKENGVLYGLAKAANAGGVAVSALEMSQNSLRLSWTREEVDGRLKDIMANIFNTAKETAEKYDLGTDYLAGANIAAFEQIADTMIAQGLV, encoded by the coding sequence ATGTCAAATGCAAAAGCTTATATTCAAGCTTCTTTTGAAGCAGTCAAAGCCCGCAACCCTCACGAAACAGAATTCCTCCAAGCGGTTGAAGAACTCTTCTCAACACTTGAGCCTGTTTTTGAAGCACATCCAGAATACATCGAAGAAAACATCCTGGCTCGTATCGTTGAGCCAGAACGTGTAATCAGCTTCCGTGTTCCTTGGACTGACAAAGATGGAAATGTCCAAGTTAACCGTGGCTACCGTGTTCAGTTCAACTCAGCTGTAGGTCCTTACAAGGGCGGTCTTCGCTTCCACCCAACTGTAAACCAATCCATCTTGAAGTTCCTCGGTTTCGAGCAAATCTTCAAAAACGTCTTGACTGGACTGCCAATCGGTGGTGGTAAAGGTGGATCTGACTTCGATCCGAAAGGAAAAACAGACGCTGAAATCATGCGTTTCTGCCAAAGCTTCATGACTGAATTGCAAAAACACATCGGACCATCCCTTGACGTTCCAGCTGGTGATATCGGTGTTGGTGGCCGTGAGATCGGCTACATGTACGGTCAGTACAAACGCCTTCGCCAATTTGATGCTGGTGTCTTGACTGGTAAGCCGCTCGGCTTCGGTGGGTCTCTCATCCGTCCAGAAGCAACTGGTTACGGCTTGGTTTACTTCACTGATAACATGTTGGCAGCAAACGGTAAATCCTTCAAAGACCAAACTGTCCTTATCTCAGGTTCTGGTAACGTTGCCCAATATGCTGTTCAAAAAGCGACTGAACTTGGTGCAAAAGTTATTTCTGTTTCAGACTCAAATGGTTACATCATTGACGAAACTGGAATCGACTTCGACCTCTTGGTGGACATCAAAGAAAAACGCCGTGCTCGTTTGACAGAATACGCTGCAGAAAAAGCAACTGCTAAATACTTCGAAGGTTCTGTATGGAACTACGATGGCAAGGCTGATATTGCTCTGCCATGTGCGACTCAAAACGAAATCAACGGTGAGCAAGCTGCTGCCCTTGTGAAAAATGGCGTTTACTGTGTGGCTGAAGGTGCCAACATGCCATCTGACCTTAACGCTATCAAAGTTTATAAAGAAAATGGTGTGCTTTACGGTCTTGCAAAAGCTGCCAACGCAGGTGGTGTAGCCGTATCTGCCCTTGAAATGAGCCAAAACAGCCTTCGTCTTTCATGGACTCGTGAAGAAGTAGACGGCCGTCTTAAAGACATCATGGCAAATATCTTCAACACAGCCAAAGAAACTGCTGAAAAATACGACCTTGGTACAGACTACCTTGCAGGTGCTAACATCGCAGCCTTTGAGCAAATCGCTGATACGATGATTGCCCAAGGTTTGGTATAA
- a CDS encoding DUF4767 domain-containing protein: MKKNRLILGLLLGASVGLLVACGHQKQEATSTSSSTSSSRSSSTSTSFSTSTTSSTTSSSSSQAGPWDADKTEALRNFVIEQWGPSFSPPQYYLSYHPRNEGSFFGVSLPSGVLSGPGQQMTPDFQGEAPELVWSENGQVGAGQTAVVGIYSDIEASKSQLAHLYLFTIKDGQGIAWITEQNQGNPEKRLYFRPTKNQELQAFFENLVLDGSSIAATETSSATATQSSVDTKNLTVEQAANWAKAHAASRYGAPFTKADFLAQVVTNAQSSDGLVYIEVREDHNSPNMLATRADRSVSSVAAFYRVNANGQLERMDVAAGSYSVVADIYFE; the protein is encoded by the coding sequence ATGAAAAAGAATAGACTCATTTTGGGATTGCTTTTGGGGGCTAGTGTTGGCTTATTGGTGGCATGTGGTCATCAGAAACAGGAGGCGACCTCAACCTCTTCGTCGACTTCATCTTCTCGTTCTAGCTCGACAAGCACGAGTTTCAGTACATCAACTACAAGTTCCACGACCAGTAGTTCAAGTAGCCAGGCTGGTCCCTGGGATGCTGATAAGACAGAGGCGTTAAGGAATTTCGTGATTGAACAATGGGGACCATCCTTCTCGCCACCTCAGTACTATTTATCCTATCATCCAAGAAATGAGGGAAGCTTTTTTGGGGTGAGCTTGCCGTCAGGGGTTCTAAGTGGTCCTGGTCAGCAAATGACACCCGATTTTCAAGGGGAGGCTCCGGAATTGGTTTGGAGCGAGAACGGTCAAGTTGGAGCGGGGCAGACAGCCGTGGTCGGAATCTATTCAGATATTGAAGCATCAAAATCCCAATTAGCCCACCTCTATCTCTTTACTATCAAGGATGGTCAAGGTATTGCTTGGATTACCGAGCAAAATCAGGGCAATCCAGAAAAACGTTTGTATTTCCGACCAACCAAAAACCAGGAATTACAAGCCTTCTTTGAAAACTTGGTTCTCGATGGTAGTTCGATTGCAGCGACTGAAACCAGTTCAGCGACGGCTACTCAGTCTTCAGTAGACACCAAGAACTTGACAGTCGAACAAGCAGCTAATTGGGCCAAGGCACATGCAGCTTCTCGTTACGGGGCTCCTTTTACCAAAGCGGATTTTCTAGCCCAAGTGGTTACCAATGCGCAATCTTCGGATGGCTTGGTCTATATTGAGGTAAGAGAAGACCATAATAGCCCTAATATGCTGGCAACTAGAGCGGATAGGAGTGTTTCCTCTGTAGCAGCCTTTTACCGTGTCAATGCCAATGGTCAGTTAGAAAGAATGGATGTTGCTGCGGGGTCTTATTCTGTTGTTGCAGATATCTATTTTGAATAG
- a CDS encoding DUF6287 domain-containing protein, with translation MKKHFLLGLVCLMTLSACAQSNIPAETENSSSTSQESSTSSSELKIDDKELYQAVFADYQKIVEFAATADSSNVDGVLTVLNELQFPMNSWVVESAINTSDSIRYAFYDFNNDGQNELFFGSENPDGSMFVTGFYGIIADQVSLLAEGFVAGHGGARSALVLFQGGEYVSYGWYSGTGEAVGTLNRIDEMGQLIEGTPIDFHMRDELVSVFGKTESDILNPNQFDWEEFEIDRTETETSSSDQTDGVQSMNLEQIQAGNFASLEGEWVNARGDRMEIDSQGNVSYNDGQFVGFIDLKYHKVEGAILIVSITDPNGRASASVPTLLIPKGVQNTYGFLEGHSDQTDTSKDRMFSTQSVTTTEDFSKGVFYRVDD, from the coding sequence ATGAAAAAACATTTTTTACTAGGTCTGGTATGCTTGATGACTTTATCGGCTTGTGCTCAATCCAACATTCCGGCTGAAACAGAGAACTCTTCTTCGACAAGTCAGGAAAGTTCTACCAGTTCAAGTGAGCTAAAGATAGACGATAAAGAGTTGTATCAGGCGGTCTTTGCTGACTATCAGAAAATCGTGGAATTTGCAGCTACAGCTGATTCAAGTAATGTAGATGGTGTGCTAACGGTATTGAATGAACTTCAGTTTCCGATGAATTCTTGGGTGGTGGAAAGTGCAATAAATACGTCGGACTCCATTAGATATGCCTTTTATGATTTCAATAACGATGGTCAAAATGAATTATTTTTCGGGTCAGAAAATCCAGATGGCTCTATGTTTGTGACGGGTTTTTATGGGATAATTGCTGACCAGGTATCATTGTTAGCCGAAGGTTTTGTGGCTGGACACGGTGGTGCACGAAGTGCCCTGGTTCTCTTCCAAGGTGGGGAATATGTGAGTTACGGATGGTATTCAGGAACAGGCGAGGCTGTCGGTACACTGAATCGGATTGATGAAATGGGTCAATTGATAGAAGGCACTCCGATCGATTTTCATATGAGAGATGAATTGGTTTCCGTTTTTGGAAAGACAGAGTCAGACATTCTAAATCCTAATCAATTTGATTGGGAAGAATTTGAGATTGACAGAACAGAAACAGAAACGAGTAGTTCCGACCAAACCGATGGAGTCCAGTCCATGAATTTGGAACAAATCCAAGCTGGAAATTTTGCTAGCTTGGAAGGTGAATGGGTCAATGCGCGTGGTGATCGGATGGAGATTGACAGTCAAGGAAATGTCTCTTATAATGATGGTCAATTTGTTGGCTTTATTGATTTAAAATATCATAAAGTTGAAGGGGCTATCCTAATTGTAAGTATTACCGATCCGAATGGTCGGGCCTCTGCTAGTGTACCGACCTTATTGATTCCAAAAGGAGTGCAGAATACCTATGGATTTTTAGAAGGGCATAGCGATCAGACGGACACCAGCAAGGATAGGATGTTCAGTACGCAAAGTGTTACGACGACTGAAGACTTTAGTAAAGGTGTCTTTTATCGAGTAGACGATTAG
- a CDS encoding IS30 family transposase, with amino-acid sequence MHTHYTPKGKHLTIENRRQIERWKGEGKSNREIARLLGKAPQTIHNEVIRGTTLQQVRKGRFKKLYSADYAQNLYEKNRKKSVRKLSLTKELADKIRHYNMEKFSPEMMVRTKDINVGISTIYYWIHKGHLGLTKKDMLYPRKGRTTKKQASPNFKPAGKSIEERPEVINLRLELGHYEIDTVLLTRARNKCLLVLTDRRSRHQIIRLIPNKSAEAVNQALKIVLKEFQIKSITTDNGTEFSRLSEVFLEEYIYYAHPYSSWERGTNENHNRLIRRWLPKGTTKTTPKEVAFIENWINNYPKKCLGYKSPREFLIGG; translated from the coding sequence ATGCATACACATTATACACCAAAAGGAAAACATTTGACAATCGAAAACCGCAGACAAATTGAACGGTGGAAAGGCGAAGGGAAATCCAATCGGGAAATCGCTCGCTTATTGGGAAAGGCTCCGCAGACCATTCACAATGAAGTGATACGAGGGACGACCCTACAACAAGTCCGAAAAGGTCGCTTCAAAAAACTCTATTCCGCTGATTATGCCCAAAATCTGTATGAGAAAAATCGGAAAAAGTCCGTTAGAAAACTGAGCTTAACAAAGGAACTCGCTGATAAAATTCGGCACTACAATATGGAAAAATTCTCGCCTGAAATGATGGTTAGAACCAAGGACATCAATGTGGGGATTTCAACCATCTACTACTGGATTCACAAGGGGCATCTCGGCTTGACCAAGAAGGATATGCTTTATCCTAGAAAAGGGAGGACTACCAAAAAACAGGCGAGTCCAAACTTTAAGCCTGCTGGAAAGTCAATTGAAGAGCGGCCAGAGGTGATCAATCTTCGACTGGAGCTTGGACACTATGAAATTGACACGGTTCTATTGACGAGAGCGAGAAACAAATGCCTTTTGGTCTTGACGGACAGGAGAAGTCGCCACCAAATCATTCGATTGATTCCAAATAAATCGGCTGAGGCTGTGAATCAGGCCTTGAAAATCGTCTTGAAGGAGTTCCAAATCAAATCCATTACTACAGATAATGGAACCGAGTTTAGTCGCTTGTCAGAAGTGTTTCTGGAGGAATATATCTACTACGCTCACCCTTATTCCTCTTGGGAGAGAGGCACGAACGAGAATCACAATAGGCTTATCCGACGATGGTTGCCGAAAGGAACCACAAAAACGACCCCGAAAGAAGTCGCTTTTATCGAAAATTGGATCAATAACTATCCCAAAAAATGTTTGGGCTACAAGTCACCGAGAGAATTTCTTATAGGTGGCTAA
- a CDS encoding chromate transporter — protein sequence MPQHIQNKQFLKDVFLCSLASYGGPEAHYGVFSRELIDKKKYVSQEEMTELIGIFSLFPGPSSTQTITAIGYRVGGPWIALASFLIWILPALVIMTSLGIGLEWVAQNQAWNKLLIFLPAVAVSFILYAAIQLTRKVVTSKKDLILYISFCLLSFVLIPLSSWSILLLLLAGGLAGLVPVWGQAGQELQNIPKTSKVRWQLPATIIILAILFSAMANYFGGDSRLFASIYRYGYSIIGGGQIMIPLMIQDLVKQEGFLSQADFLVGYSLDQAVPGPLFSFASFVAARSVTGGIVVKFLAGLLGGGLIFLPGILLVYFATPLWQVYRQLHYVSSFLKGISWSVAAIISWTALNQLQGLSSGGECFICILATLLLLSKRIPSPLLVIAVMLLGFFIS from the coding sequence GCCCGAAGCTCACTACGGTGTCTTTAGCAGGGAATTGATTGACAAAAAGAAGTATGTCAGCCAGGAGGAGATGACGGAACTCATCGGAATTTTTTCGCTCTTTCCTGGACCTTCCAGCACACAAACCATTACTGCCATCGGCTATCGTGTAGGCGGGCCATGGATTGCCTTGGCTAGCTTTCTCATCTGGATTCTTCCTGCCTTAGTCATCATGACCAGCTTAGGAATCGGTCTGGAATGGGTAGCTCAAAACCAGGCTTGGAACAAGCTACTGATTTTCTTACCTGCCGTAGCGGTCTCCTTCATTCTCTACGCAGCCATTCAACTGACCAGGAAGGTAGTCACCTCCAAAAAAGACCTCATCCTATACATCTCTTTCTGTCTTCTGAGTTTTGTTCTTATTCCACTTTCTAGCTGGTCTATTCTCTTGCTTCTACTTGCAGGAGGTCTAGCAGGCTTGGTGCCCGTCTGGGGGCAAGCCGGACAAGAATTGCAAAATATCCCCAAAACCAGCAAGGTCAGATGGCAATTGCCAGCCACCATTATCATCCTAGCAATTCTATTTTCTGCAATGGCAAACTATTTTGGTGGCGATAGTCGCTTGTTTGCATCTATTTATCGCTATGGCTATTCCATCATTGGCGGTGGACAAATCATGATTCCGCTAATGATTCAAGACCTGGTCAAACAAGAAGGATTTCTCAGCCAGGCTGATTTCCTAGTGGGCTATAGCTTGGATCAGGCAGTTCCTGGGCCACTCTTCAGCTTTGCTTCCTTTGTCGCTGCCCGCTCTGTGACAGGAGGAATAGTGGTAAAATTCCTAGCCGGCCTATTGGGTGGAGGACTCATTTTCCTTCCTGGAATCCTGCTAGTCTATTTCGCAACCCCCCTATGGCAAGTCTATCGTCAGTTACATTATGTTTCCTCATTCTTAAAGGGCATCTCCTGGTCGGTCGCTGCCATCATCAGCTGGACAGCTTTGAATCAGTTGCAGGGCCTATCATCAGGAGGGGAGTGCTTCATCTGTATTCTGGCAACCCTACTCCTCCTATCCAAACGCATCCCGTCTCCACTACTAGTCATCGCCGTTATGCTATTAGGATTTTTCATCAGTTAA